The Diadema setosum chromosome 4, eeDiaSeto1, whole genome shotgun sequence genome window below encodes:
- the LOC140227084 gene encoding ADP-ribose pyrophosphatase, mitochondrial-like, translated as MGCLFSSSFLQCGELFPPLRKVSRMNSPIGQALQLHIKAREPNYPNSTAKRLPVPDDKVQWTVNWPEYSPVRYTNDHVKAGPVWADPDIRQKSAPILKFNCTDGKVNRRSYVGNYDCVDGIPRNPCGRTGMEDRGLLGKWGPNHAADPIVTRWKRDSSGKKVLHPTSGKPILQFISIQRKDSGEWAIPGGMVDAGEKVSQTLKREFGEEAMNSLSLPAKECQAVQKAVANLFKHGVEVYRGYVDDPRNTDNAWMETMAVNFHDDQGTSVGKFCLHAGDDAANVQWHDVGSDIKLYASHSSFIEKVASRLGAHW; from the exons cctcttctcctcctcctttctccAGTGTGGAGAATTATTTCCCCCGCTGCGCAAAGTCAGCAGGATGAATTCCCCCATAGGGCAGGCCTTGCAGCTGCACATAAAGGCCCGTGAGCCCAACTATCCAAACTCCACAGCCAAGAGGTTACCAGTACCTGACGACAAGGTCCAGTGGACAGTCAACTGGCCAGAATACAGTCCAGTTCGCTACACAAATGACCATGTCAAAGCTGGTCCTGTGTGGGCAGATCCAGATATCAG GCAAAAATCAGCACCAATTCTGAAATTCAACTGTACAGATGGCAAAGTGAATCGACGTAGCTACGTAGGAAACTATGACTGTGTGGATGGTATACCAAG GAATCCCTGTGGAAGGACAGGAATGGAGGACAGGGGGCTGCTTGGCAAGTGGGGCCCAAATCATGCAGCTGATCCAATTGTCACCAG GTGGAAAAGAGATTCCTCAGGCAAGAAAGTTCTCCACCCAACCTCAGGGAAACCGATTTTGCAGTTCATCTCAATTCAGCGGAAAGACTCTGGAGAGTGGGCTATACCAGGG GGTATGGTGGACGCAGGTGAAAAAGTCTCCCAAACCTTGAAGCGAGAGTTCGGTGAGGAGGCAATGAATTCTCTGTCACTACCAGCCAAGGAGTGCCAGGCTGTGCAGAAGGCTGTTGCTAATCTATTCAAGCATGGTGTTGAG GTGTACAGGGGTTATGTGGATGATCCCCGCAACACAGACAATGCCTGGATGGAGACTATGGCTGTCAACTTCCACGATGACCAGGGTACGAGTGTTGGCAAGTTCTGTCTGCATGCTGGTGATGATGCTGCCAATGTCCAGTGGCACGATGTTGGGTCCGACATCAAGCTTTACGCGAGCCATTCTTCTTTCATAGAGAAGGTTGCATCACGTCTTGGAGCCCACTGGTAG